A region of Paraburkholderia largidicola DNA encodes the following proteins:
- a CDS encoding ATP-binding cassette domain-containing protein: MSLYTITGAQLAFGHVALLDHADFSLEAGERVGLIGRNGAGKSSLLKIVAELARPDDGLVTRQQDLVTVYVPQEPEFDADVTVFDTVAAGLTHASALLDEYNTVAHELAETPEGAQHDALLARMNALQSSLDATDAWNWRTRVATTLAQIGLDGDARVGSLSGGMQKRVALARALVVQPDVLLLDEPTNHLDFDGIRWLEELLISQRAGLLFITHDRAFLDRVATRIVELDRGRLLSYPGNFSAYQTRKAQQLEVERVENEKFDKLLAQEEVWIRKGVEARRTRSVGRIARLVQMRNERAERRNVQGNVKLDVGQGEKSGKIVAELTDVTKRYGERTVVDRFSATVMRGDKIGFIGPNGAGKTTLLKLILGELQPDDGKVRIGTNLQVAYFDQMRAQLDLDKSLGDTISPGSDWVEINGQRKHVMSYLGDFLFAPERARSPVKSLSGGERNRLLLARLFARPANVLVLDEPTNDLDIPTLELLEELLTDYDGTVLLVSHDRAFLDNVVTSVIASEGEGKWREYVGGFTDWQIQRERSEQIAQQDVPKEPPKEAVAKDSAAGRNAQRTVKLSFKEQRELEALPETIAALEAEQKAIGAQIEDGSIFVKDAQEGARLTERYAAIDEELLVAIERWDELESKRK, encoded by the coding sequence ATGTCGCTTTACACCATCACGGGCGCGCAACTGGCGTTCGGCCACGTCGCGCTGCTCGATCACGCGGATTTCTCTCTCGAAGCCGGCGAGCGCGTCGGGTTGATCGGCCGCAACGGCGCGGGCAAGTCGTCGCTGCTGAAGATCGTCGCCGAGCTCGCCAGACCGGACGATGGCCTCGTCACGCGCCAGCAGGATCTCGTCACCGTATACGTGCCGCAGGAGCCCGAGTTCGACGCGGACGTGACGGTGTTCGACACGGTCGCGGCGGGCCTCACGCATGCGAGCGCGCTGCTCGACGAATACAACACGGTCGCGCACGAGCTGGCGGAAACGCCGGAAGGCGCGCAGCACGACGCGTTGCTTGCGCGCATGAACGCGCTGCAATCGTCGCTCGATGCCACCGACGCGTGGAACTGGCGCACGCGCGTCGCCACGACGCTCGCGCAGATCGGTCTGGATGGCGACGCGCGGGTCGGCTCGCTGTCGGGCGGCATGCAAAAGCGCGTCGCGCTGGCGCGGGCGCTGGTCGTGCAGCCGGACGTGCTGCTGCTGGACGAGCCGACCAATCATCTGGACTTCGACGGCATTCGCTGGCTGGAAGAACTGCTGATCTCGCAGCGCGCCGGTTTGCTGTTCATCACCCACGACCGCGCGTTTCTCGATCGCGTCGCGACGCGCATCGTCGAACTGGATCGCGGGCGTCTGTTGTCGTATCCGGGCAATTTCTCCGCATATCAGACGCGCAAGGCGCAGCAACTGGAAGTGGAGCGGGTCGAAAACGAGAAGTTCGACAAGCTGCTCGCACAGGAAGAAGTCTGGATTCGCAAGGGCGTCGAGGCGCGACGCACGCGCAGTGTCGGCCGCATTGCGCGGCTCGTGCAGATGCGCAACGAACGTGCGGAACGCCGCAATGTGCAGGGCAACGTAAAGCTCGACGTCGGGCAGGGCGAAAAGTCCGGCAAGATCGTCGCCGAACTGACGGACGTGACGAAGCGGTACGGCGAGCGCACGGTGGTCGACCGTTTTTCGGCGACGGTGATGCGTGGCGACAAGATTGGCTTCATCGGGCCGAACGGCGCGGGCAAGACGACGCTGCTCAAGCTGATTCTCGGCGAACTTCAGCCGGATGATGGCAAGGTACGCATCGGCACCAACCTGCAAGTCGCTTACTTCGACCAGATGCGCGCACAGCTCGATCTGGACAAGAGCCTCGGCGATACGATCAGCCCCGGCAGCGACTGGGTCGAGATCAATGGTCAGAGAAAGCACGTCATGAGCTATCTCGGCGACTTTCTGTTTGCGCCGGAGCGCGCGCGTTCGCCCGTGAAGTCCTTGTCGGGCGGCGAGCGCAACCGCCTGCTGCTCGCGCGTCTGTTTGCGCGTCCGGCGAACGTGCTGGTGCTCGACGAACCGACCAACGACCTCGACATCCCGACGCTCGAACTGCTCGAAGAACTGTTGACGGACTACGACGGCACGGTGCTGCTGGTGAGCCATGACCGCGCGTTCCTGGACAACGTGGTGACGTCGGTGATTGCGTCGGAGGGCGAGGGCAAGTGGCGGGAATATGTCGGCGGCTTTACCGACTGGCAGATCCAGCGCGAGCGTTCCGAGCAGATCGCGCAACAGGATGTGCCGAAAGAGCCGCCGAAGGAAGCCGTCGCCAAGGACAGCGCGGCAGGCCGCAACGCGCAGCGCACGGTGAAGCTTTCATTCAAGGAACAGCGCGAACTGGAAGCGCTGCCCGAGACGATCGCTGCGCTCGAAGCGGAGCAGAAGGCGATCGGCGCGCAGATCGAGGACGGCTCGATCTTCGTGAAGGACGCCCAGGAAGGCGCGCGCCTGACCGAGCGTTACGCGGCGATCGACGAGGAACTGCTCGTGGCGATTGAGCGGTGGGATGAGTTGGAGAGCAAGCGGAAGTGA
- a CDS encoding DUF4399 domain-containing protein, whose protein sequence is MLNNRWLAGAACAGMLVMSGVAHAAGVSFVEPKDGATVSNPVHVKFAVDGMKVVPAGTIADGTGHHHLIIDGQPLPKGEVIPANDKSLHFGKGQTETEITLPPGDHTLTLDFGDGAHRSYGPEMSKTITIHVK, encoded by the coding sequence ATGCTGAATAACAGATGGTTGGCCGGCGCAGCGTGCGCGGGCATGCTGGTCATGTCGGGCGTAGCGCATGCCGCGGGCGTCTCGTTCGTCGAGCCCAAGGACGGCGCGACCGTGAGCAATCCCGTTCACGTGAAATTTGCCGTCGACGGCATGAAGGTCGTTCCCGCGGGCACGATCGCGGATGGCACGGGGCATCATCATCTGATCATCGACGGGCAGCCGCTGCCGAAGGGCGAAGTCATTCCCGCCAATGACAAGTCACTGCATTTCGGCAAGGGCCAGACGGAAACGGAGATTACGCTGCCGCCGGGCGATCACACGCTGACCCTCGATTTCGGCGACGGCGCGCACCGCTCGTATGGCCCGGAGATGAGCAAGACGATCACGATTCACGTGAAGTAA
- a CDS encoding nucleotidyltransferase family protein: MKPSEAMREHRAEIRTIVAEHHARNARVFGSTLTGEDRDDSDLDLLVDPTPETTLFDLARIQRRLEALLGVSVDVLTPMALPESFRARVISEAVPV; this comes from the coding sequence ATGAAACCCTCCGAAGCGATGCGCGAACATCGCGCCGAGATCAGAACCATTGTCGCCGAACATCACGCGCGCAACGCGCGCGTGTTCGGCTCGACCTTGACAGGCGAGGACCGCGACGACAGCGATCTCGACCTGCTCGTCGACCCGACACCGGAAACCACGCTGTTCGATCTCGCCCGTATCCAGCGCCGGCTCGAGGCTCTACTGGGGGTGTCCGTTGACGTGTTGACGCCCATGGCGTTGCCCGAGTCGTTTCGCGCCCGCGTCATCAGCGAAGCGGTGCCCGTGTGA
- a CDS encoding chromate transporter, which produces MQPARQMTALHASAGDEATRCHEREPLWTLFRVVFGLSALSWGGLALMAQLENHYVEREERLTRLAYSDIVALAWMVPGPVGCNVAVQLGHVLRGRAGAWVAGVASVLPFFMLMTAFAIFYRTPIVREVASQTLLSHFSVVLATLIGVTWYKQTRALVRGRLEWTAAVLGSIALVGAHTPAAYIGILGAAFMSGWVRSDARGARLSTTLSAGDWRLLIGLCVLLVIFAVPLPHRYELALLWPRLAGAGLTLFGGGFSALPVLKTLFVTPTVGVTDNDFTLAFSLSPLSPGPLLNVVPFFGYLVEGWRGALIATIALFLPSGCLVVLAQRHLHQLKTNPRFEHGMRVLRAVTTAFLAVAVLRIVRNVPFEPAYAVTALFSGVCFAKLKLPVYAVYGTVAIVCGVWLYFMPAG; this is translated from the coding sequence ATGCAGCCAGCCCGGCAGATGACGGCGCTCCATGCGTCGGCGGGAGACGAAGCCACGCGATGCCACGAGCGCGAGCCGCTCTGGACGCTCTTTCGCGTCGTGTTTGGTTTGTCCGCGCTGTCGTGGGGCGGACTCGCGCTGATGGCGCAACTGGAAAACCACTACGTCGAGCGCGAGGAGCGCCTCACGCGTCTCGCGTACTCGGACATCGTGGCCCTGGCGTGGATGGTGCCGGGTCCTGTCGGCTGCAACGTCGCGGTGCAGCTCGGTCATGTGTTGCGCGGACGCGCGGGCGCGTGGGTGGCGGGCGTCGCGAGCGTCCTGCCGTTCTTCATGCTGATGACGGCGTTCGCGATCTTCTATCGCACGCCGATCGTGCGCGAAGTCGCCTCGCAGACGCTGCTCAGTCATTTCAGCGTCGTGCTCGCGACGTTGATCGGTGTCACCTGGTACAAGCAGACGCGCGCGCTCGTGCGCGGACGGCTCGAATGGACGGCAGCCGTGCTCGGCAGCATCGCGCTGGTCGGCGCGCATACGCCTGCCGCGTATATCGGCATACTCGGCGCGGCGTTCATGTCGGGCTGGGTGCGCAGCGACGCGCGCGGCGCCCGCCTCTCGACGACCCTCAGTGCCGGCGACTGGCGCCTGCTGATCGGCCTGTGCGTGTTGCTGGTGATCTTCGCGGTGCCGCTGCCGCATCGCTATGAACTCGCGCTGTTGTGGCCGCGTCTCGCGGGTGCGGGACTGACGCTGTTCGGCGGCGGCTTCTCCGCGTTGCCCGTGTTAAAGACGCTGTTCGTTACGCCCACGGTCGGTGTGACCGACAACGACTTCACGCTGGCGTTTTCGCTATCGCCCTTGTCGCCGGGACCGCTCCTGAACGTGGTGCCGTTCTTCGGCTATCTGGTCGAAGGATGGCGCGGCGCGCTGATCGCGACGATCGCGCTCTTCCTGCCGTCGGGCTGCCTCGTCGTGCTCGCGCAGCGCCACCTGCATCAGTTGAAGACGAACCCGCGTTTCGAGCACGGCATGCGCGTACTGCGCGCGGTGACGACTGCGTTTCTGGCCGTCGCGGTGCTGCGTATCGTGCGCAATGTGCCGTTCGAACCGGCGTATGCCGTGACGGCCCTGTTCTCGGGCGTCTGCTTCGCCAAGCTGAAGCTGCCTGTTTATGCCGTGTATGGGACTGTGGCTATCGTGTGCGGCGTGTGGCTGTACTTCATGCCAGCAGGTTGA
- a CDS encoding rubredoxin codes for MSEVIEYKSWVCLICGWIYNEEEGLPEEGIVAGTRFADIPEDWRCPLCDVGKAEFAVVEF; via the coding sequence GTGAGTGAAGTGATCGAATATAAGAGCTGGGTCTGTCTGATTTGCGGCTGGATCTATAACGAAGAAGAAGGTTTGCCCGAGGAAGGTATCGTCGCCGGTACGCGTTTCGCCGATATCCCCGAGGACTGGCGCTGCCCGCTGTGCGACGTGGGCAAGGCTGAGTTTGCTGTAGTCGAGTTCTGA
- a CDS encoding DNA topoisomerase IV subunit B gives MSTKKPNAAYSEASIKVLKGLEPVKQRPGMYTRTENPLHIIQEVIDNASDEALGGYGRQITVTLHADQSVSVEDDGRGIPFGMHPEEGVPVVEIVFTRLHAGGKFDKAAGGAYTFSGGLHGVGVSVTNALSTRLDVTVWRDGKVAELSFSHGDVVKPLQVRAAAKSDKKSGTRVTAWADAKYFDSPNLPLGELQRLLRSKAVLLPGVEVVLVNEKTGERQSWKYEDGLRGYLMEGMAGSDLLIPLFEGERYAESSRSNEETFAEGEGAAWVVAWSEEGPLTRESYVNLIPTPAGGTHEAGLRDGLFQAVKSFVELHNLQPKGVKLLAEDVFARVSFVLSAKVLDPQFQGQIKERLNSRDAVKLVSSFARPALELWLNQHVEHGKKLADLVIKQAQARTRAGQKVEKRKSSGVAVLPGKLTDCESTEIGRNELFLVEGDSAGGSAKMGRDKEYQAILPLRGKVLNTWETERDRLFANNEVHDISVAIGVDPHNPDDTVDLSNLRYGKICILSDADVDGSHIQVLLLTLFFKHFPQLIERGHVHVARPPLFRVDAPARGKKPAQKLYALDEGELEAILDKLRKDGVRESQWSISRFKGLGEMSAEQLWDTTMNPDTRRLSPVALGQLDFDATVARMTMLMGKGEAASRRSWLEDKGNQVEADI, from the coding sequence ATGTCAACGAAAAAGCCTAACGCCGCGTATAGCGAAGCATCGATCAAGGTGCTCAAAGGCCTGGAGCCGGTCAAGCAGCGGCCCGGCATGTACACGCGCACCGAAAATCCGCTGCACATCATCCAGGAAGTCATCGACAACGCATCCGACGAAGCGCTCGGCGGCTACGGCCGTCAGATCACCGTCACGCTGCACGCCGACCAGTCCGTATCCGTCGAAGACGACGGCCGCGGCATTCCGTTCGGCATGCATCCCGAAGAGGGCGTGCCCGTCGTCGAAATCGTTTTCACACGCCTGCACGCGGGCGGCAAGTTCGACAAGGCGGCGGGCGGCGCGTACACCTTCTCGGGCGGCCTGCATGGCGTCGGCGTGTCGGTGACGAACGCGCTGTCCACGCGCCTCGACGTCACCGTGTGGCGCGACGGCAAGGTCGCCGAACTGAGCTTCTCGCATGGCGACGTCGTCAAGCCACTGCAGGTGCGCGCCGCGGCGAAGAGCGACAAGAAGTCCGGCACGCGCGTGACCGCGTGGGCCGACGCCAAATATTTCGATTCGCCGAATCTTCCGCTCGGCGAGTTGCAGCGCCTGCTGCGCTCGAAGGCCGTGCTGCTGCCGGGCGTCGAAGTGGTGCTCGTCAATGAGAAAACAGGCGAACGCCAAAGCTGGAAGTACGAAGACGGCCTGCGTGGCTATCTGATGGAAGGCATGGCGGGCAGCGACCTGCTGATTCCTCTCTTTGAAGGCGAGCGCTACGCGGAAAGCTCGCGCTCGAATGAAGAGACCTTCGCCGAAGGCGAGGGCGCGGCGTGGGTCGTCGCGTGGAGCGAAGAAGGGCCGCTCACGCGCGAGTCCTACGTCAATCTGATTCCGACGCCCGCTGGCGGCACGCACGAAGCGGGCTTGCGCGACGGTCTCTTCCAGGCCGTGAAGAGCTTCGTCGAACTGCACAACCTGCAGCCGAAGGGCGTGAAGCTGCTGGCGGAAGACGTGTTCGCGCGCGTGTCGTTCGTGCTGTCCGCGAAGGTGCTCGACCCGCAGTTCCAGGGGCAAATCAAGGAACGTCTGAATAGCCGCGATGCCGTGAAGCTGGTGTCGTCGTTTGCGCGTCCCGCGCTGGAACTGTGGCTCAACCAGCACGTCGAGCACGGCAAGAAGCTCGCCGATCTCGTCATCAAGCAGGCGCAGGCGCGCACGCGTGCTGGCCAGAAGGTCGAGAAGCGCAAGAGTTCGGGCGTTGCCGTGTTGCCGGGCAAGCTGACCGACTGTGAATCGACGGAAATCGGCCGTAATGAGCTGTTCCTCGTCGAGGGCGATTCGGCGGGCGGCTCCGCGAAGATGGGGCGCGACAAGGAATATCAGGCCATCCTGCCGTTGCGCGGCAAGGTGCTGAACACCTGGGAAACCGAGCGTGACCGCCTGTTCGCCAACAATGAAGTGCACGACATTTCGGTGGCCATCGGCGTCGATCCGCACAACCCGGATGACACCGTCGATCTCTCCAACTTGCGCTACGGCAAGATCTGTATCTTGTCCGACGCGGACGTCGACGGCTCGCACATCCAGGTGCTGCTGCTCACGTTGTTCTTCAAGCACTTCCCGCAACTGATCGAACGCGGTCACGTGCACGTTGCGCGTCCGCCGCTGTTCCGCGTCGATGCGCCCGCGCGCGGCAAGAAGCCCGCGCAGAAGCTGTACGCGCTGGATGAAGGCGAACTCGAGGCGATCCTCGACAAGCTGCGCAAGGACGGCGTGCGCGAATCGCAATGGTCGATCAGCCGCTTCAAGGGGCTGGGTGAAATGAGCGCCGAGCAGCTGTGGGACACGACGATGAACCCTGACACGCGGCGCCTGTCGCCCGTCGCGCTCGGCCAGCTCGACTTCGACGCGACCGTCGCGCGAATGACGATGCTGATGGGCAAGGGCGAAGCGGCGTCGCGCCGCAGCTGGCTCGAGGACAAGGGCAACCAGGTCGAAGCGGATATCTGA
- the parC gene encoding DNA topoisomerase IV subunit A has translation MDDNTPDLFAAPATPEGDVLTLGDYAESAYLEYAVSVVKGRALPDVCDGQKPVQRRILYAMNEMGLADNAKPVKSARVVGDVLGKYHPHGDQSAYDALVRLAQDFSMRYPLIDGQGNFGSRDGDGAAAMRYTEARLTPIAKLLLDEIDQGTVDFMPNYDGSFEEPKLLPARLPFVLLNGASGIAVGLATEIPSHNLREVAAAAVAMIRHPHITHAELMQHVPGPDFPGGGQIISSETEISQAYETGRGSLKVRARWKIEDLARGQWQLVITELPPNTSGQKVLEEIEEQTNPKIKLGKKSLTPEQLQTKQTLLGLLDAVRDESGKDAPVRLVFEPKSRTIDQTEFVTTLLAHTSLESNATLNLVMVGADGRPRQKGLGEILREWVGFRFTTVTRRTQHRLGKVNDRIHILEGRMIVFLNIDEVIRIIRESDEPKTALIEAFGLSERQAEDILEIRLRQLARLEKIKIEKELSELRDEKAKLEELLGSESAMKRLIIKEIEADAKQYGDDRRTLIQQEKRATFEARVVDEPVTVVVSQKGWVRALKGHGLDPAGFTFKAGDHLYAAFQCRTPDMLIAWGSKGRVYSVAVSQLPGGRGDGVPVTSLIELESGTHLMHYYAASAEQALLLASSNGFGFIAKVGDMVSRVKAGKAFMTIDEGATPLAPMPMLPDATQVACLSGGGRLLVFGLDEMKTLSGGGRGVILMALDPNEALKQALAITKAGVVLEGMYRNKPTEEQLSGATLAPNVGKRARKGRAPDTKLKEVTSLRPVMGA, from the coding sequence ATGGACGACAACACTCCTGATCTTTTTGCCGCGCCGGCAACGCCCGAAGGCGACGTGCTGACGCTCGGCGACTACGCTGAAAGCGCGTACCTCGAATACGCGGTGAGCGTGGTGAAGGGCCGCGCGCTGCCCGACGTCTGCGACGGCCAGAAGCCCGTGCAGCGCCGCATCCTGTACGCGATGAACGAGATGGGTCTCGCCGACAACGCAAAGCCGGTGAAGTCGGCGCGTGTGGTCGGCGACGTGCTGGGTAAGTATCACCCGCACGGCGACCAGTCGGCGTACGACGCGCTCGTGCGTCTCGCGCAAGATTTCTCGATGCGCTATCCGCTGATCGACGGCCAGGGCAACTTCGGCTCGCGCGACGGCGACGGCGCAGCGGCGATGCGATACACGGAAGCGCGTCTCACGCCGATCGCGAAACTGCTGCTCGACGAAATCGATCAGGGCACCGTCGATTTCATGCCGAACTACGACGGCTCGTTCGAAGAGCCGAAGCTGCTGCCCGCTCGGCTGCCGTTCGTGCTGCTGAACGGCGCGTCGGGCATCGCGGTTGGCCTGGCAACGGAAATCCCGTCGCACAACCTGCGCGAAGTCGCCGCGGCCGCCGTCGCGATGATCCGTCATCCGCACATCACGCACGCCGAGTTGATGCAGCATGTGCCCGGCCCGGACTTCCCGGGCGGCGGTCAGATCATTTCGAGCGAAACGGAAATCTCGCAGGCGTACGAAACGGGCCGCGGCAGTCTCAAGGTCCGTGCGCGCTGGAAGATCGAAGATCTCGCACGCGGCCAGTGGCAGCTCGTCATCACCGAGTTGCCGCCGAATACCTCCGGCCAGAAGGTGCTCGAAGAGATCGAGGAACAGACGAATCCGAAGATCAAGCTCGGCAAGAAGTCGCTGACGCCGGAGCAGTTGCAGACGAAGCAAACCCTTCTCGGTCTGCTCGACGCCGTGCGCGACGAGTCCGGCAAGGATGCGCCCGTGCGTCTCGTATTCGAGCCGAAGTCGCGCACCATCGATCAAACCGAGTTCGTCACCACGCTGCTCGCGCATACGAGCCTCGAGTCGAATGCGACGCTGAATCTGGTGATGGTCGGCGCGGATGGCCGTCCGCGTCAGAAGGGTCTTGGCGAGATCCTGCGCGAATGGGTCGGTTTCCGTTTCACGACGGTCACGCGCCGCACGCAGCATCGTCTGGGCAAGGTCAACGACCGGATTCACATCCTCGAAGGCCGGATGATCGTCTTTTTGAATATCGACGAAGTCATCCGCATCATTCGCGAATCCGACGAACCGAAGACGGCGCTGATCGAAGCCTTCGGTCTGTCGGAGCGTCAGGCCGAGGACATTCTTGAAATCCGGCTGCGTCAATTGGCGCGCCTGGAAAAGATCAAGATCGAGAAGGAACTGTCCGAACTGCGCGACGAGAAGGCCAAGCTCGAAGAGTTGCTGGGCAGCGAATCCGCGATGAAGCGCCTGATCATCAAGGAAATCGAAGCGGACGCGAAGCAATATGGCGACGATCGCCGCACGCTGATCCAGCAGGAAAAGCGAGCAACGTTCGAAGCGCGCGTCGTCGACGAGCCGGTGACGGTGGTCGTGTCGCAGAAAGGTTGGGTACGCGCATTGAAGGGCCACGGGCTCGATCCCGCCGGCTTCACGTTCAAGGCGGGCGATCATCTTTATGCCGCGTTCCAGTGCCGTACGCCCGACATGCTGATCGCGTGGGGCAGCAAGGGCCGCGTGTATTCCGTGGCGGTGTCGCAATTGCCGGGCGGCCGCGGCGACGGCGTTCCTGTCACGTCGCTGATCGAGCTCGAATCGGGTACGCATCTGATGCACTACTACGCGGCCTCGGCGGAACAGGCGTTGTTGCTGGCGTCGTCGAACGGCTTCGGCTTTATCGCGAAGGTCGGCGACATGGTGAGCCGCGTGAAGGCGGGCAAGGCGTTCATGACGATCGACGAGGGCGCGACGCCGCTCGCGCCGATGCCGATGCTGCCCGATGCGACGCAAGTGGCGTGTCTGTCGGGCGGCGGACGTCTGCTGGTGTTCGGCCTGGACGAGATGAAGACGCTCTCGGGCGGCGGACGTGGCGTGATCCTGATGGCGCTCGATCCGAACGAAGCGCTGAAGCAGGCGCTTGCCATCACCAAGGCAGGCGTCGTGCTGGAAGGCATGTATCGCAACAAGCCAACCGAAGAACAGCTGTCGGGTGCCACGCTGGCTCCGAATGTCGGCAAGCGGGCCCGCAAGGGCCGCGCGCCGGATACGAAGCTGAAAGAGGTGACGTCGCTGCGTCCGGTGATGGGCGCGTAA
- a CDS encoding CopD family protein — protein MNKAIELALFLHLLGVAVWIGGMVFAHFCLRPALEDLSPQLRLPLWESVFGRFFNWVGVSVLVILLTGGFLLMQFGGGHATWQLHAMAGIGIVMMLIFGHIRFAVFPRIRRAVQAQKWPDGARAVATVRRLVVVNLVLGVVTIGVAALSRGF, from the coding sequence ATGAACAAGGCGATCGAACTCGCGCTCTTTCTGCATCTGCTGGGTGTCGCCGTGTGGATCGGCGGCATGGTATTCGCGCATTTCTGCCTGCGTCCGGCACTGGAAGATCTCTCGCCGCAATTGCGGCTGCCGCTGTGGGAATCGGTGTTTGGCCGGTTCTTCAACTGGGTCGGCGTGTCGGTGCTGGTCATTCTGCTGACGGGCGGCTTCCTGCTGATGCAGTTCGGCGGTGGCCACGCCACGTGGCAGCTGCACGCGATGGCCGGTATCGGCATCGTGATGATGCTGATTTTCGGGCATATCCGCTTCGCGGTCTTTCCGCGTATCCGTCGCGCGGTGCAGGCGCAGAAATGGCCCGATGGCGCACGCGCTGTTGCGACCGTGCGGCGACTGGTCGTCGTCAATCTGGTGCTGGGCGTCGTGACGATCGGTGTGGCTGCGTTGTCGCGCGGCTTCTGA
- a CDS encoding HepT-like ribonuclease domain-containing protein, whose product MKKSDLRIVDFLDHILEAIGRIERYTRGITDDAFAADSLIQDAAIRNLEIIGEAARNVERVSPEFAAAHADVPWEDMYLMRNRVSHGYFSVDAGVIWQTIVRDLPVLKQQIAAIREQTP is encoded by the coding sequence GTGAAGAAAAGCGACCTGCGCATTGTCGATTTTCTCGACCATATTCTGGAAGCAATTGGCAGAATCGAGCGCTACACACGTGGTATCACAGACGACGCGTTTGCCGCTGATTCTCTCATTCAGGATGCTGCAATCCGTAATCTTGAGATCATCGGCGAAGCCGCGCGCAACGTCGAGCGCGTCTCCCCGGAATTCGCCGCTGCACACGCTGATGTGCCTTGGGAAGACATGTACTTGATGCGAAACCGTGTCTCGCACGGCTATTTTTCGGTGGACGCGGGCGTTATCTGGCAGACGATCGTACGCGACCTTCCTGTTTTGAAGCAGCAAATCGCTGCAATTCGCGAGCAGACACCGTAA
- a CDS encoding class I SAM-dependent methyltransferase — MTDAHYADPRLVALYDALNPFAADTQFYIDLAARTEASRIVDIGCGTGLLACELARRGYTVTGVDPSHAMLDIARRRPGSDRVEWIEGDAAQLGATTADLAMMTGHVAQVFLDDASFEATLAVARATLRPGGRLAFESRNPAVSPWAAWTPDLSRRVIDDPRYGAVEIWQQLTEARHDRVRFDTRYRFFRDGDTVVVPSELHFRSQAALTEALVRAGFSEMEWFGDWSRSSVDHASRELIVVATRD; from the coding sequence ATGACCGATGCTCACTACGCCGATCCGCGTCTCGTTGCCCTTTATGACGCGCTCAACCCCTTCGCCGCCGACACGCAGTTCTATATCGACCTCGCCGCCCGAACGGAGGCTTCGCGCATCGTCGATATCGGCTGCGGCACGGGGCTGCTCGCCTGTGAACTGGCGCGGCGCGGTTACACGGTGACGGGCGTCGATCCGTCGCACGCGATGCTCGATATCGCGCGCCGACGGCCGGGCAGCGATCGGGTGGAATGGATCGAAGGCGACGCGGCGCAACTGGGCGCAACGACCGCCGATCTCGCCATGATGACAGGCCACGTCGCGCAGGTTTTCCTCGACGACGCGAGCTTCGAGGCGACGCTCGCCGTTGCACGAGCCACACTGCGCCCAGGCGGACGGCTCGCTTTCGAAAGCCGTAATCCAGCCGTGTCGCCGTGGGCGGCGTGGACGCCGGATCTGTCACGCCGCGTGATCGACGACCCGCGCTACGGCGCCGTCGAAATCTGGCAGCAACTCACCGAAGCGAGGCATGACCGCGTCCGCTTCGACACTCGCTATCGCTTCTTTCGAGACGGCGACACCGTCGTCGTGCCCAGCGAGTTGCACTTTCGCAGCCAGGCCGCGCTGACCGAAGCGCTCGTCAGAGCCGGTTTCAGCGAGATGGAATGGTTCGGAGACTGGTCACGATCGTCCGTCGATCACGCGAGCCGCGAACTGATCGTCGTCGCAACACGCGACTGA